From Desulfuromonas soudanensis, the proteins below share one genomic window:
- a CDS encoding pyridoxal phosphate-dependent aminotransferase: MRNNIVHIGAGELTYEIRAIVEIAEKLNKLGIKTNMENIGDPVAKGEKIPAWMKKIVADLAMKDCSYGYCPTRGLLETRTFLCDVTNRRGKTQISPEDIIFFNGLGDAIQKVYGLLRREARVIGPSPTYSTHSSGEASHAGQKPVSYRLDPDNNWYPDLDDLRLSVKYNPAISGILIINPDNPTGAVYPERILKEMIAIAKEYDLFIISDEIYHNIVYNGQSTKPISDLIGDVPAIAMKGISKELPWPGSRCGWIEVYNADKDAVFNQYVQSILNSKMVEVCSTTLPQKAIPPIMSHPEYPAYLEERKSRYERCSNVAYEILRKVPGIKVNRTNGAFYMSVVFEKGKLTHKQTLPIKVEEVRALVNGLVTAPGVSLDKRFVYYLLASTGICVVPLSSFCTAEQGFRITLLERNEKEFSRIFEEIGAAITAYLQS; encoded by the coding sequence ATGCGGAACAACATCGTGCACATCGGGGCGGGGGAACTGACCTACGAAATCCGGGCCATCGTCGAGATCGCCGAGAAGCTCAACAAGCTCGGAATCAAGACCAACATGGAGAACATCGGCGATCCGGTGGCCAAGGGGGAGAAGATCCCGGCCTGGATGAAAAAGATCGTCGCCGATCTGGCGATGAAGGACTGCTCCTACGGCTACTGCCCGACCCGCGGCCTCCTGGAGACCCGCACCTTCCTCTGCGATGTCACCAACCGCCGCGGCAAGACCCAGATCTCCCCGGAAGACATCATCTTCTTCAATGGCCTCGGCGACGCCATTCAGAAGGTCTACGGCCTCCTCCGTCGCGAGGCGCGGGTCATCGGACCCTCGCCGACCTATTCGACCCACTCCTCCGGCGAAGCGTCCCATGCCGGACAGAAGCCGGTCTCCTACCGTCTCGACCCGGACAACAACTGGTATCCCGACCTCGACGATCTGCGCCTGTCGGTGAAGTACAATCCGGCGATCTCGGGTATTCTCATCATCAATCCGGACAACCCCACCGGGGCCGTCTACCCGGAGCGGATCCTCAAGGAGATGATCGCCATCGCCAAGGAGTACGACCTCTTTATCATCAGCGACGAGATTTATCACAACATCGTCTACAACGGCCAGTCGACCAAGCCGATCTCCGATCTGATCGGCGACGTCCCGGCGATCGCCATGAAGGGGATCAGCAAGGAACTCCCCTGGCCCGGCTCCCGCTGCGGCTGGATCGAGGTCTACAACGCCGACAAGGATGCGGTTTTCAATCAGTACGTGCAGAGCATCCTCAACTCGAAGATGGTCGAAGTCTGCTCCACCACCCTGCCGCAAAAGGCGATCCCGCCGATCATGAGCCATCCCGAGTATCCGGCCTATCTCGAGGAGCGCAAGAGCCGCTACGAGCGCTGCTCCAACGTCGCCTACGAGATCCTCAGGAAAGTCCCCGGAATCAAGGTCAACCGCACCAACGGCGCCTTCTACATGAGCGTCGTCTTCGAAAAGGGGAAGCTGACCCACAAGCAGACGTTGCCGATCAAGGTGGAGGAGGTCCGGGCGCTGGTGAACGGGCTGGTCACCGCCCCCGGGGTCTCCCTCGACAAACGCTTCGTCTATTACCTGCTGGCCTCCACGGGGATCTGCGTCGTCCCCCTCTCCTCCTTCTGTACGGCCGAGCAGGGGTTCCGCATCACCCTGCTGGAGCGCAACGAGAAGGAGTTCTCCCGCATTTTCGAGGAGATCGGAGCGGCGATCACCGCCTATCTTCAGTCCTGA
- a CDS encoding glutamate--cysteine ligase, with product MTTLVKPHLERPVESHRDLVDYLARGARPRPSWGIGAEMEKLVIDADSGEAAPFDRIEALLLRLERLDGWQGIREEGRLIALIGARSSITLEPGGQLELSGALCPDIHCCNGDFSRHIAQIVAEGTPLGLRFLGLGVQPFTPLEKIDWLPKERYGVMGPYMAQTGDLGQAMMKQTAGLQVNLDYADEADCIAKLRLVLALSPLFYALFANSPLRGGVPSGFLSTRGEIWSRTDPDRTGLLTQLFADGAGFSTYVDYALDVPMYFIMRGGRYLSCTGERLTFRRYLQQGFSGETATLGDWDLHLSTLFPEARLRPQIEVRTPDSLPPHLTMAVAALVKGLLYDQEALSACWEIFARQTQEERGELYVQSWRRGLRTPMGNRTLKEVAVEVLALARAGLARQGARNGRGLDETIYLDGIEEIAESGVTLAERLLSRWHGSREEKVALLVEHCGFGV from the coding sequence ATGACGACACTGGTCAAGCCACATCTCGAGCGCCCCGTCGAATCGCATCGGGACCTGGTCGACTATCTGGCCCGGGGTGCCCGTCCCCGCCCGTCCTGGGGGATCGGCGCCGAAATGGAGAAGCTGGTCATCGACGCCGACAGCGGCGAGGCGGCCCCCTTTGACCGCATCGAGGCCCTCCTGCTGCGCCTCGAACGCCTCGACGGCTGGCAGGGGATCCGGGAAGAAGGGCGGCTGATCGCCTTGATCGGCGCGCGCTCCTCCATCACCCTCGAGCCGGGGGGGCAGCTCGAACTCTCCGGCGCCCTCTGTCCCGACATCCACTGCTGCAACGGCGATTTTTCCCGGCATATCGCCCAGATCGTCGCCGAGGGGACCCCCCTGGGGCTGCGCTTTCTCGGCCTCGGGGTGCAGCCCTTCACCCCCCTGGAGAAAATCGACTGGCTCCCCAAGGAGCGTTACGGCGTGATGGGCCCCTACATGGCCCAGACCGGCGACCTGGGGCAGGCGATGATGAAGCAGACGGCCGGGCTGCAGGTCAACCTCGACTACGCCGACGAGGCCGACTGCATCGCCAAGCTCCGTCTCGTCCTCGCCCTCTCCCCCCTCTTCTACGCCCTCTTCGCCAACTCCCCCCTTCGCGGCGGCGTGCCGAGCGGTTTCCTCTCCACCCGCGGCGAAATCTGGTCGCGCACCGACCCCGACCGCACCGGGCTTCTCACCCAACTCTTCGCCGACGGCGCCGGTTTTTCCACCTATGTCGACTACGCCCTCGACGTGCCGATGTATTTCATCATGCGCGGCGGCCGCTACCTCTCCTGCACCGGCGAGCGCCTCACCTTCCGCCGCTACCTGCAGCAGGGGTTTTCCGGGGAGACGGCGACCCTCGGCGACTGGGACCTCCACCTCTCGACCCTCTTTCCCGAGGCGCGGCTGCGCCCGCAGATCGAGGTTCGCACCCCGGACAGCCTGCCGCCGCACCTGACAATGGCGGTCGCGGCCCTGGTCAAGGGACTCCTCTACGACCAGGAGGCGCTTTCGGCGTGCTGGGAAATCTTCGCCCGGCAAACCCAGGAGGAGCGGGGCGAACTCTATGTCCAGTCGTGGCGCCGCGGCCTCAGGACCCCCATGGGGAACCGGACACTGAAGGAGGTCGCCGTCGAGGTCCTCGCTCTGGCGCGCGCCGGGCTGGCGCGCCAGGGGGCCCGAAACGGCCGCGGACTCGATGAGACGATCTATCTCGACGGAATCGAGGAGATCGCCGAAAGCGGCGTGACCCTCGCCGAACGGCTCCTCTCCCGCTGGCACGGCTCCCGGGAGGAGAAGGTGGCGCTCCTGGTGGAGCACTGCGGGTTCGGCGTCTAG
- the tkt gene encoding transketolase — protein sequence MRQPAFDPQLARHAIDTIRLLAADAVEAANSGHPGTPMEAAPIAYLLYSRHLRHNPQNPRWPGRDRFLLSCGHASALLYSILHLTGYDLSLEDLQRFRQIGSLTPGHPEYGHTPGVETTTGPLGQGFAVGVGMAMGSRFLSAEVDSGLFDYRIYALCSDGDLMEGVASEAASLAGHLRLGNLIYLYLDNRITIEGGTDLSFSEEVATRFLAYGWQVQHVEGENLPEIDGALEAAKGDPRPSLIIARTHIGQGSPHKQDSAEAHGAPLGTEELRLTKAAFGWDPELSFVVPAAVREHLRGAVARGAEMERQWWEELGRRQDLDPTPFAPWLAAREGELPAGWDQDLPVFPPGAEAMATRKASGLALNAVAGRIPFLLGGSADLAPSNNTSLSGAGAFAPGRSGRNIHFGVREHAMGAILNGLAHTDGLIPFGGTFLIFSDYMRPPIRLAAMMGLAPIYVFTHDSIGLGEDGPTHQPVEQLTALRAIPGLTVIRPADANETAEAWRAAISNRRGPTALILSRQNLPLLDRGIFAPASGLRRGGYVLAAEEGALQGIVIASGSEVQLALAARELLQKEGIGVRVVSLPSWEIFEAQDRPYRESVLPPSCAPRLAVEAASPLGWDRYVGDRGAVIAMAGYGASAPASALFEHFGFTAAAVAEKVRSLLG from the coding sequence ATGAGACAGCCCGCCTTCGACCCGCAACTCGCCCGTCACGCCATCGACACCATCCGCCTGCTGGCCGCCGACGCCGTCGAGGCGGCCAACTCGGGGCACCCCGGGACCCCCATGGAGGCGGCCCCCATCGCCTACCTCCTCTACAGCCGCCATCTGCGCCACAATCCGCAGAATCCCCGCTGGCCCGGCCGCGACCGCTTCCTCCTCTCCTGCGGTCATGCCTCGGCCCTTCTCTACAGCATCCTCCACCTCACCGGTTACGATCTTTCCCTGGAGGATCTGCAGCGCTTCCGTCAGATCGGCAGCCTCACCCCCGGCCATCCCGAATACGGCCATACCCCCGGCGTCGAGACGACGACCGGTCCCCTCGGCCAGGGTTTTGCCGTCGGCGTCGGCATGGCCATGGGGAGCCGTTTTCTCTCCGCCGAGGTCGACTCCGGCCTCTTCGATTACCGCATCTACGCCCTGTGCTCCGACGGCGACCTGATGGAAGGGGTGGCGTCCGAAGCGGCCTCCCTCGCCGGCCACCTGCGGCTGGGGAATCTGATCTATCTCTACCTCGACAACCGTATCACCATCGAGGGGGGGACGGATCTCTCCTTCAGCGAGGAGGTGGCGACGCGCTTTCTTGCCTACGGCTGGCAGGTGCAGCACGTCGAGGGGGAAAATCTGCCGGAGATCGACGGCGCCCTCGAGGCCGCCAAGGGCGATCCCCGGCCGTCGCTGATCATCGCCCGCACCCACATCGGCCAGGGGTCCCCCCACAAGCAGGACAGCGCCGAGGCCCACGGCGCCCCGCTGGGGACCGAGGAGCTGCGCCTGACCAAGGCCGCCTTCGGATGGGACCCCGAGCTCTCCTTCGTCGTTCCGGCGGCGGTGCGGGAGCACCTCAGGGGGGCCGTTGCCAGGGGCGCCGAGATGGAAAGACAATGGTGGGAGGAACTGGGGCGGCGCCAGGATCTCGATCCGACCCCTTTTGCTCCCTGGCTCGCGGCCCGGGAGGGGGAGCTCCCCGCCGGTTGGGATCAGGACCTGCCGGTTTTCCCCCCCGGCGCCGAGGCGATGGCGACCCGCAAGGCCAGCGGCCTGGCCCTCAACGCTGTCGCCGGACGCATCCCCTTTCTCCTCGGCGGCTCCGCCGACCTGGCCCCCTCCAACAATACGTCCCTTTCCGGCGCAGGGGCCTTCGCCCCGGGGCGCAGCGGCCGCAACATCCACTTCGGGGTGCGCGAGCACGCCATGGGGGCGATCCTCAACGGCCTGGCCCACACCGACGGCCTGATCCCCTTCGGCGGCACCTTCCTCATCTTCTCCGATTACATGCGGCCGCCGATCCGCCTGGCGGCGATGATGGGTCTGGCGCCGATCTACGTCTTCACCCATGACTCCATCGGCCTCGGCGAGGACGGCCCGACCCACCAGCCGGTGGAGCAGCTGACGGCGTTGCGCGCCATCCCCGGCCTGACGGTGATCCGCCCCGCCGACGCCAACGAGACGGCGGAGGCCTGGCGGGCGGCGATCTCCAATCGTCGCGGCCCCACCGCACTCATCCTGTCGCGCCAGAACCTCCCCCTCCTCGATCGGGGGATTTTCGCTCCGGCGTCCGGACTTCGGCGCGGCGGTTACGTTCTGGCGGCCGAAGAGGGAGCTCTGCAGGGGATCGTCATTGCCAGCGGCTCCGAGGTCCAGCTCGCCCTGGCGGCCCGGGAACTTCTGCAAAAAGAGGGGATCGGGGTGCGGGTCGTCTCCCTGCCGAGCTGGGAGATCTTCGAAGCCCAGGATCGTCCCTACCGCGAGTCGGTCCTGCCGCCGTCCTGCGCCCCGCGCCTCGCCGTCGAGGCGGCCTCCCCCCTCGGCTGGGATCGTTACGTCGGCGACCGGGGAGCGGTGATCGCCATGGCGGGGTACGGAGCCAGCGCCCCGGCTTCCGCCCTCTTCGAGCACTTCGGATTCACGGCGGCGGCGGTGGCCGAGAAGGTGCGGAGTCTCCTCGGCTGA
- a CDS encoding sensor histidine kinase, whose product MPEPLPTRFAPAERASGADLRRQAAYFSETSLPRQLLERVPSLLAILNAQRQIVFANRALFEAIGVDGEKALLGLRPGEALGCLRPTEEDGGCGTGEGCSTCGAVLAILAGLTGRDETRECRITRRIPNGFEALDLRIFVSPLHFSGEEFAVFAASDISDEKRRRALEHIFFHDLLNVVGSIRGFAELLTSYDLEDKEEVFFQIHAAAGQVIDEIQAQRTLLAAENRELRPRIEPVAVNLFLEQIVATCRGQESARDRLLVLRPLDAEALLHSDRALLGRILGNMVKNALEATPRGETVTVAVDRQGEAFAFAVHNPGTIPPENRHQIFQRSFSTRGSGRGLGTYSMKLLSGYLGGEISFTSLPGEGTTFRAVYPSLREG is encoded by the coding sequence ATGCCCGAACCGTTGCCGACCCGGTTTGCCCCCGCCGAACGCGCCTCCGGCGCCGACCTCCGGCGCCAGGCCGCCTATTTTTCCGAGACCTCCCTCCCCCGTCAGCTCCTTGAACGGGTGCCGTCGCTGCTGGCTATTCTCAATGCCCAGCGGCAGATCGTCTTCGCCAACCGCGCCCTTTTCGAGGCGATCGGCGTCGACGGCGAGAAGGCTCTCCTCGGCCTCCGTCCCGGCGAGGCTCTCGGCTGCCTGCGACCCACTGAAGAAGACGGTGGATGCGGCACCGGCGAGGGGTGCAGCACCTGCGGCGCGGTCCTGGCCATCCTCGCCGGCCTCACCGGCCGGGACGAGACCCGGGAATGCCGCATCACCCGGCGCATCCCGAACGGGTTCGAAGCTCTCGACCTGCGGATCTTCGTTTCTCCCCTCCACTTCTCCGGCGAGGAGTTCGCGGTCTTTGCCGCCAGCGACATCAGCGACGAAAAACGCCGCCGCGCCCTCGAGCATATTTTCTTCCACGACCTGCTCAACGTCGTCGGGAGCATTCGCGGCTTCGCCGAACTCCTCACCAGCTACGATCTCGAAGACAAGGAAGAGGTCTTTTTTCAGATCCATGCCGCCGCCGGACAGGTCATCGACGAAATCCAGGCACAGCGCACCCTGCTCGCCGCGGAAAACCGCGAGCTGCGACCCCGGATCGAGCCGGTGGCCGTCAATCTCTTTCTCGAGCAGATCGTCGCCACCTGCCGGGGGCAGGAATCGGCCCGGGACCGGCTCCTGGTTCTGCGCCCTCTTGACGCCGAAGCGCTCCTGCACAGCGACCGAGCCCTCCTCGGCCGGATCCTCGGAAACATGGTCAAAAACGCCCTGGAGGCGACGCCCCGGGGGGAGACGGTCACCGTCGCCGTCGACCGGCAGGGGGAGGCCTTCGCCTTTGCCGTTCACAACCCCGGGACGATTCCGCCGGAAAACCGCCACCAGATCTTTCAGCGCTCCTTCTCCACCAGGGGGAGCGGCCGGGGACTCGGCACCTACAGCATGAAACTTCTCAGCGGCTATCTCGGAGGGGAAATCTCCTTTACCAGCCTCCCGGGGGAGGGAACCACCTTCCGCGCCGTCTACCCGTCGCTTCGGGAGGGGTAG
- a CDS encoding sulfite exporter TauE/SafE family protein encodes MDSFPLQVLALIAVGFVSGFLNILAGGGSLLTLPLLIFLGLPATVANATNRVGVLFQNVFAVDAFRRRGIFPARLALFCSLPAIVGSFLGARLAVDIDEVLFQRLLAVIMIGILVFTLVDPMKNRRREELVITPGRAAVLLLSFFAIGVYGGFIQAGVGFLIIPALMLHGVDLVRTNAVKIIVVLIFTIPALAVFLWHDQVNWPLGIALAVGNSAGGWVATHVAVKKGHDWIKRVVSLTVLVFALKLLFAP; translated from the coding sequence ATGGACTCGTTCCCCCTGCAGGTGCTGGCCCTGATCGCCGTCGGCTTCGTCTCCGGGTTTCTCAACATCCTGGCCGGCGGCGGCTCCCTTCTCACCCTGCCCCTCCTCATCTTCCTCGGCTTGCCGGCCACCGTCGCCAACGCCACCAACCGCGTCGGGGTCCTCTTCCAGAACGTCTTCGCCGTCGACGCCTTTCGCCGCCGGGGTATCTTCCCCGCCCGTCTCGCCCTCTTCTGCTCCCTGCCGGCCATCGTCGGCAGCTTCCTCGGCGCCCGGCTGGCGGTGGACATCGACGAGGTTCTCTTCCAGCGTCTCCTCGCCGTCATCATGATCGGCATCCTCGTCTTCACCCTCGTCGATCCGATGAAAAATCGCCGCCGGGAAGAGCTGGTCATCACCCCGGGGCGCGCCGCGGTGCTCCTCCTCTCCTTCTTTGCCATCGGCGTCTACGGCGGCTTTATCCAGGCGGGGGTCGGCTTCCTTATCATTCCGGCCCTCATGCTCCACGGCGTCGACCTGGTCCGAACCAACGCCGTCAAGATCATCGTCGTGCTGATCTTCACCATCCCCGCCCTGGCGGTCTTCCTCTGGCACGACCAGGTGAACTGGCCCCTGGGAATCGCCCTGGCGGTCGGCAACAGCGCCGGCGGCTGGGTCGCCACCCATGTGGCGGTGAAAAAAGGTCACGACTGGATCAAGCGCGTCGTCTCCCTCACCGTCCTGGTCTTCGCCCTGAAGCTGCTCTTTGCTCCCTAG
- a CDS encoding tRNA threonylcarbamoyladenosine dehydratase, whose amino-acid sequence MDQHRFSRMQLLVGSAGIDRLASASVAVFGIGGVGSYAAEALARAGVGRLTLVDFDDICLTNVNRQIHALDGTIGRPKVLVMAERCRAINPAALVEPIQSFYEAKNAEELLGRGYDYVLDCIDHITAKLHLIQSCRERGLPIIASMGAANKLDPKKIAVADLFDTQKCRLARIIRKELRKRGIVSGVPVVYSTEEFRPLSGETAVCAANCICPSREDQRWSCGDRRVILGSSSYIPPLFGLTMAGEVIRTLLGEGTP is encoded by the coding sequence ATGGATCAGCACCGTTTCAGCCGCATGCAGCTCCTCGTCGGCAGCGCCGGGATCGACCGCCTGGCCTCCGCCTCCGTCGCCGTTTTCGGCATCGGCGGGGTCGGCAGCTACGCCGCCGAAGCCCTGGCCCGGGCCGGCGTCGGACGCCTGACGCTGGTCGATTTCGACGACATCTGCCTGACCAACGTCAACCGCCAGATTCACGCCCTCGACGGCACCATCGGCCGTCCCAAGGTCCTGGTCATGGCCGAACGCTGCCGGGCGATCAATCCGGCCGCCCTGGTCGAGCCGATCCAGTCCTTTTACGAGGCGAAAAACGCCGAGGAGCTCCTCGGCCGCGGGTACGACTACGTCCTCGACTGCATCGACCACATCACCGCCAAACTCCATCTCATCCAGAGCTGTCGCGAGCGGGGGCTGCCGATCATCGCCTCCATGGGAGCGGCCAACAAGCTCGACCCGAAAAAGATTGCCGTCGCCGACCTCTTCGACACCCAGAAGTGCCGCCTGGCCCGCATCATCCGCAAGGAGCTGCGCAAGAGGGGGATCGTCTCGGGGGTTCCGGTCGTCTATTCCACCGAAGAGTTTCGTCCTCTCTCCGGCGAGACGGCGGTCTGCGCCGCCAACTGCATCTGCCCGAGCAGGGAGGACCAGCGCTGGAGCTGCGGCGACCGGCGGGTGATTCTCGGCAGCTCCTCCTACATCCCCCCCCTCTTCGGCCTGACCATGGCCGGCGAAGTGATCCGCACCCTCCTCGGAGAAGGGACCCCCTGA
- a CDS encoding TatD family hydrolase, with product MKIPLLFDSHVHLDAPPLVDHLPREMERAGAAGVGNFLIPGVARRSWPGVLETARAVLGAYAAPGLHPGSAADWNDEAARELATLLHDPLVVAIGEIGLDRLLPEPGAALQEAALRGQLQLAVAAGLPVLIHCRRASARLLAILREEGAEKVGGIFHAFSGSPETAREAIALGFAIAFGGTLTFPGSRRAAAVLRAIPPEWVVLETDAPDLAPHPHRGTVNRPAYLPLVARCVGEIRNWSEAETARITAANTRRVLRLEKRSAAGIPPSQSRGI from the coding sequence ATGAAAATTCCTCTCCTCTTCGACAGTCATGTCCATCTCGATGCGCCGCCGCTGGTGGACCATCTCCCCCGGGAAATGGAACGGGCCGGTGCGGCCGGAGTCGGGAACTTTCTCATCCCCGGCGTGGCCCGCCGCAGCTGGCCGGGGGTACTGGAGACCGCCCGGGCCGTCCTGGGGGCCTATGCCGCCCCGGGGCTCCATCCCGGATCAGCCGCCGACTGGAACGACGAAGCGGCAAGGGAGCTGGCCACCCTGCTGCACGATCCCCTGGTGGTGGCCATCGGCGAGATCGGTCTCGACCGTCTCCTGCCGGAGCCCGGGGCCGCTCTCCAGGAAGCGGCGCTGCGCGGCCAGCTGCAACTGGCGGTGGCCGCCGGCCTGCCGGTGCTGATTCACTGCCGCCGCGCCAGCGCCCGCCTGCTGGCCATCCTGCGCGAGGAGGGGGCCGAAAAGGTCGGTGGGATCTTCCACGCCTTTTCCGGCAGCCCCGAAACGGCCCGGGAAGCCATCGCCCTCGGCTTCGCCATCGCCTTCGGCGGAACCCTCACCTTCCCCGGGTCCCGGCGCGCCGCAGCAGTCCTGCGCGCCATCCCTCCGGAGTGGGTGGTCCTCGAAACCGACGCCCCGGACCTCGCCCCGCACCCCCACCGCGGGACCGTCAACCGCCCGGCCTATCTGCCGCTGGTCGCCCGGTGCGTCGGCGAAATCCGCAACTGGAGCGAGGCCGAAACCGCCCGCATCACAGCCGCCAACACCCGCCGGGTTCTGCGCCTCGAGAAGAGATCTGCGGCCGGCATTCCCCCCTCCCAGAGCAGAGGAATTTGA
- a CDS encoding methyl-accepting chemotaxis protein codes for MAEAGNIQISYLRKVFFFTHMAGIMAGLVFPFPISLIIGPEARSLPFVLGCVIMGFAVGATMYQFVRVTLKKQLRQQLVLFRPMIGEIDFSGETVEGMQAAIEAAVGQVDSLVQELLSTVDKFVPHYRGLADSSQYLSERAQEGLAAAGATRRDVEGMEQKQKEIATQIETLSHRTQDESAISRQLSASLEEMASAMDHSTSQFLETTTSVDEVASSVREVGIQAAEIAHSVEGTAQNLDAIDESLEKIRAGAKASAKAAEAVKEDAESGLNVVKISIEEMERIEQESQRAKEAMARLSLQTGEVAKIIEVIKELVSDTELLAFNAAIIAAKAGDEGRGFSVVAEEIRDLADRTTTSAQDIHRIVMAIGEDTREVTEAVDATGQRISRGKELSLSTGEALRKIVASSRDASTSSDEISALTGREGERARALLNDAGGSLQSVKAIARAIQEQQTAIARIQEGVNQMKGASDQIGRGMEEQVRANREFHKGLGEREGQIQAITEATRFQMQTTQRVFVHFETSEKRLRKNADRSKIINSEISELEILAGRLRELGDLFASHRA; via the coding sequence ATGGCTGAAGCCGGCAATATCCAAATTTCCTACCTGCGCAAGGTCTTCTTCTTCACCCATATGGCGGGGATCATGGCCGGTCTGGTCTTCCCCTTTCCCATCTCCCTGATCATCGGCCCGGAGGCCCGCTCCCTCCCCTTCGTCCTCGGCTGCGTGATCATGGGCTTTGCCGTCGGTGCCACCATGTACCAGTTCGTGCGGGTGACGCTGAAAAAACAGTTACGGCAGCAGCTGGTCCTTTTTCGGCCGATGATCGGCGAAATCGATTTCTCCGGCGAGACCGTCGAGGGGATGCAGGCCGCAATCGAGGCCGCCGTCGGCCAGGTCGACTCCCTGGTCCAGGAATTGCTGAGCACCGTCGACAAGTTCGTCCCCCATTACCGCGGGCTTGCCGATTCGAGCCAGTACCTCTCGGAGCGGGCCCAGGAAGGACTCGCCGCCGCCGGCGCCACGCGCCGCGATGTCGAGGGGATGGAGCAGAAGCAGAAGGAGATCGCCACCCAGATCGAGACCCTCTCCCACCGCACCCAGGACGAATCGGCGATCTCCCGGCAACTCTCGGCCTCTCTCGAGGAAATGGCCTCCGCCATGGATCACTCCACCTCCCAGTTTCTCGAAACGACCACCAGCGTCGACGAGGTCGCCTCGAGCGTGCGGGAGGTGGGGATTCAGGCCGCCGAGATCGCCCATTCGGTGGAAGGGACCGCCCAGAACCTCGACGCCATCGACGAGTCGCTGGAGAAGATCCGCGCCGGAGCCAAGGCCAGCGCCAAGGCGGCCGAAGCCGTCAAGGAAGACGCCGAAAGCGGACTCAACGTAGTGAAGATTTCCATCGAGGAGATGGAGCGCATCGAGCAGGAGAGCCAGCGGGCCAAGGAGGCGATGGCGCGCCTCTCCCTGCAGACCGGCGAGGTGGCCAAGATCATCGAGGTCATCAAGGAACTGGTCTCCGATACGGAACTGCTGGCCTTCAACGCGGCGATCATCGCCGCCAAGGCCGGCGACGAGGGACGAGGATTTTCCGTGGTCGCCGAGGAGATTCGCGACCTGGCCGACCGCACCACCACCAGCGCCCAGGACATTCACCGCATCGTCATGGCCATCGGCGAGGATACCCGCGAGGTGACGGAGGCGGTCGATGCCACCGGCCAGCGCATCAGTCGCGGCAAGGAACTCTCCCTGTCGACGGGGGAGGCCCTGCGCAAGATCGTCGCCAGTTCCCGCGACGCCTCCACCTCCTCCGATGAAATTTCCGCCCTGACCGGCCGGGAAGGGGAGAGAGCCAGGGCCCTTCTCAACGACGCTGGCGGGAGTCTGCAGTCGGTCAAGGCGATCGCCCGGGCGATCCAGGAACAGCAGACCGCCATTGCCCGCATTCAGGAAGGGGTCAACCAGATGAAGGGGGCCTCCGATCAGATCGGCCGCGGAATGGAGGAGCAGGTCCGGGCCAACCGGGAATTCCACAAGGGGCTCGGCGAGCGCGAGGGGCAGATCCAGGCGATCACCGAGGCGACCCGCTTCCAGATGCAGACCACCCAGCGGGTTTTCGTTCACTTTGAAACATCGGAAAAACGGCTGCGGAAAAACGCCGACCGCTCCAAGATCATCAACAGTGAAATCTCCGAGCTGGAGATCCTGGCCGGGCGCCTGCGGGAACTGGGGGATCTCTTCGCCTCCCATAGGGCCTGA
- a CDS encoding TIGR03905 family TSCPD domain-containing protein encodes MKTTFTTQGTCAKFIDIELDGDIVVEVRFIGGCHGNLQAVSRLIQGERIDRVIEVLRGIVCRSGTSCCDQLARALERTRLSIAS; translated from the coding sequence ATGAAAACGACGTTTACCACCCAGGGGACCTGCGCCAAATTTATCGATATCGAGCTCGACGGCGACATCGTGGTCGAGGTGCGGTTCATCGGCGGCTGTCACGGCAACCTGCAGGCGGTTTCCCGGTTGATCCAGGGGGAGCGCATCGACCGGGTGATCGAAGTGCTGCGCGGCATTGTCTGCCGCAGCGGCACCAGCTGCTGCGATCAGCTGGCCCGGGCCCTCGAAAGGACCCGACTCTCCATCGCCAGCTGA